The genome window tgttgcagaaaaaaaaggtcgCCTGTCAAAATGAGCCGCAGCGGTCTGACGGGGGTTTAGATCTAGTAACTTTTCCACAAACCTTGAGGAGCTCGTTCAGGTCCGACACCTCCAATAGCGTGAGGTTGGCGATGTCACCGACGAGCTGTTGAATTTTGGCGGAGTACTGTTTGGGTGCTCCGTCGAGAGCAGGGGTGGCGAAGGCATCCGAGTGAACGGTCGGGCTGGTCCCCAAAAGCCGCAGGGCACACAAGGCCGGCGTTTGATGCTGAAGCTGTTGCCTGGAAACCGAGAAGATTGATTAACAGATGCTCAGGAGGTCAAGAAGTGCATCTGTCATCAGAAGATGTGCATATAGTGCCGACTTCCAACCCAGGACGTGCATTCCAAGATCTACTCAAAGGACGCATGCCCAAATTAACACTGACCAGTTGTTCCCAGTGAAGCTCAGACTACTGGATCAGAATGCAGCCACATTTGTCTACGTGTGATGCTGACACATTGTGTGACGGGTGCACATTACGAATACCGGAGACCCCTCGTAGCAAACTTGGGTTTCACATGAGTGCACTTATCCGAGACCAGTTCAAAAAGACACTTCATAGATGAATTAAAATATTTACGGGGGTCAAATAGGTAATTACTCAACCAGCAGTACACTAAGCATGGATAAATCCCGTAACTCTTTATTGGGCGGGTCGGGGGTCACACCAGGATGAGAATCAAAGCTGTGCTGGCCTGACATCAGGAGCTCCTGTCAGAGGATCTACAGTGGAAGTCGGTTGGATTCTTAACAGATAGTTAGTCTCTGTAGATGGCTGGTACTCCGAGATGCATCTTTGCAGTTTAGTTCCACAGTTAAAACTCAGAGTTCCCAGTTCCACCAGTGTGACCTTGGTGGTGTTCACTGACCCTCGGTGGACCATCTCAAAAAGAAGCACGTTTAAATCGTGTTGCCACTAAACTGCTGGAGAGGACGTGGTGTTTTCAAGCGACTGAACGCAGAATATTATGTCACTGTGCCGCAATTAGACTGCACGGGTTCGGCTAATGTTCTCGGAGgctaatgctaacgttagctaacgttacttcaCACCACGTTAACGTTACACGACTGCGGGCCAAAAAACCAGCCCGGTATCGGCAACAGGCTGCGGTTTCACATCGCAAATGTATACGACAGCAGTCGTCGGCTGCCCGCCCTTGGAGACCCAAGCCGTCGGATCGCAACGCACCTCAGCACCGTTGCCTCCATTAACATTAACGTTACGTGACCGACCGCGGCGGACCGCACGTACCGGTGAGAAGTGGCCGCGAGCCGCAGCGCGGTCCTCAGGCAGCGTCCGGTGCAGAACATGCTAACGTCAGGTGGAgccgtcctccccccccgccggtGTCTCTTTGTAAATTTAAAAACGAGCCGAGTGTGTCTCAGCCGGGTGCCGTTTAACTCCCTCCGCCTCACAAGCACATGGCGTCCGCTCAGTCCTCTCTGAAGCTGacctacccacaatgcattgcccGAACTGGTGTAAAATCTACGGCAACCCACAGGGAACGTGGGAAAAGCATAGGCGAAAGTAATACAACTATGAGTATCATTGATATTTACGCAGATTGTATGActtttaaaatagtttaacGTATCAATACGTGAGTCCATAGACAATACTACTAACTAATGGCAACAGCACCTGCATTGATACAGTATAATGAATTACAACAGTATGCGATGTAACACTCATCTTCGCTGCAACCACCAGATGGCAGCAAACACCCACGATTCTAAACATACTCGGCCACGATGTGATACACCACCATGCAATGTG of Gasterosteus aculeatus chromosome 11, fGasAcu3.hap1.1, whole genome shotgun sequence contains these proteins:
- the mrpl12 gene encoding large ribosomal subunit protein bL12m, with translation MDSRIDTLNYFKSHTICVNINDTHSCITFAYAFPTFPVGCRRFYTSSGNALWVGQLQRGLSGRHVLVRRRELNGTRLRHTRLVFKFTKRHRRGGRTAPPDVSMFCTGRCLRTALRLAATSHRQQLQHQTPALCALRLLGTSPTVHSDAFATPALDGAPKQYSAKIQQLVGDIANLTLLEVSDLNELLKKTLNIQDVGMMPMAASAPPAAAVEEEAEPVKKQQTHFTVKLTELKAAEKVKLIKEVKNCIQGLNLVQAKKLVEALPQEIRANVPKEDAEKLKAALEAAGGTVVLE